DNA sequence from the Falco biarmicus isolate bFalBia1 chromosome 5, bFalBia1.pri, whole genome shotgun sequence genome:
CGCCTGCCCTGCTCCGGGCGGGCGCCTCGGGGGCTGCTTCTGGGGGATCCGGTAGCTTCATCCCTCTGCTGACCTGGGGGGTTTTAagtgctggagcccagctgtACGCGGGGGTCTCGGGGTAACCTTAACGGACATCGTGCATCTATCTCTGcatgggttgtttttttgaCCGGACTCTTCTGTTTCTTACACGTGCTTTACTCCCTAACGTGCACTTCTTTCGCTTTTTAGATACATGCGTACCGCTCTCTTTTTGGAGAACAGTTGCAGGAACTGTCATCgttgtttctgtgattctgctgtGCATGAGGGTTACCTTAAGTGAGTGCGTCTATTTGTATAAAAAACAAGCCCTGGAAATAGAAATTCAGTGCTGCTCGCCGTCACTATGCGCTCATTGTTGCCGCGATCTTTCAGCGTTCCTGTCAGGGCCACTCCCGTCCGTTACGGCCCCCtagaaaaggaaattgaaaCTAATTGCACGACAGTTTGTTCTTGGGCAGTTGTTCCCGATAGCATTAAACTgactttaatttttcagttttgcagcaggATTTCATTgtactgcagcacagcaaaatgCTGATGCGTGACAGAGTTCAGCAGGCAGTACTGGCTTCTTGACCTGGCTCTGGCCTGTTATTTTTAGAGCTGAGTATATTGAGCTGCCCCCTGTTTAGGGTTACATTTTAGCTGCTTCAGGGTAGGTAACTAGTGTCTAGGTTTGTACTCTGTCAAAGACAGCcttctgccctgctgtgcccaCCCCTGACGTCTCCAGTGTAGCTGGAGCTTTGCACTTGCTCCTGTCGGAGGCTGTTTGCTGGCACATGCCCAGCATGGGATCAGGGATTACTGCACCCACATAAGCTGGGTATCACTGGAGAAAACTGAAGACTGAGCACAATCCTTCAGTTGCATTATGTTCACGCACCTCCTGCTTAATTCAGTGCAAgtcacagatatttttaagcTAGAGGAAGCAGGTCTAGAATGTGTAAACTTGTATacaattgtattttaaataggtAACGATGAgtaaataacattattttcatttattcgTTTGAACAGAAGGTCCACAGCTGGAGACGTGCCCTGATGACTGGCTGTACTACCAGAAGAAGTGTTACTATCATTCAGAAGCTGTAGCAAGTTGGAATTCCAGTCAGGAGTCCTGCTCTCGCTATGGCGCTTTCCTTGCAGTGATTGACAGCCACCAAGAGTTGGTAAGGTGTCCAGCATTCAGTGTTATGTCTGTTGCCCTAACAGCTTCTGTAACTCCATCACTTGTTCCCTTGCATAGCTTGAAACCCAGCATATATATGTGTGCCAGACTTCTTTGCCACCAGTCGGTACAACCTGCGGACTTTTTTCAGTGCGATGTGGTCTGTTCACTAAAATCCACTGAGAAATTCTGCTGCTACCTTAGAATGCATTGCAGAAATTTAAAAGGCAAACAATGTATAAATGTAAAGTCAAGTctgaaagaatataaaaatggaGTTGTGACTCCACATTACTAATAAAGGAGGATTTAAATTTAACTGGCAGTTTACGTGTCCATTTGAAGTCAGGCAATTTCACCTGTTCTCTCCTCTCATATCCTCTTAATGTTCATTCCTTCTCCAGGTACCCAAAAGTACAGTCAACAGCAATTTCCACACTAAATACAGCTCTAAACTAATTTTGAGCTTACAGACCACTAGTGGACATTAATGTGTTTTATCTTCTCGATAACCCTTTAAGTACacacttctttaaaaaggagCTTTCATTAGCATAACAAATGGTTTAGTGGCCCACTAGGGAACAGAAATGTGCTGTTGGTTCAGTGCAAAGTAGCCAATCCCTCTGTTTCCACAAaaggcggagactggctgtAGTTATACGATGCAGGGACCCATGGTATTGAAAATACCTGCTTTGTGCAGTAGGTTCTAcctgtgggtttttgttgttttcaaaccattttttttactatgttCTTTAAGTCTTCTCTGGTGTCCTACCAATTCAGGGTGTTCTTTATggctgagaaaaacaaaagaaaatagcacTATagcaaatgtgttttcagagaCGAATATAGGATCGTAAGGAAAGAATAGAGAAAGACTTCGTTTTATTCGTACTGCAGACAGTAAACTGTGTATGTGCCCTTGAATGCCCTGGAGTTTGGGTTTAGGTAGTCCCAACTGACATTATGGTCACAAATATAgggaacaggaaaacagaatgaaCTCACACACTTTAGAATACAACTAGTGTCAAGAGTGAAAGTGCGAAAATTGGGAAGTTGGGGGATTTTAAATGTGTGACTTGATTTTGATGGAGACATGACATCCAAGGAATTATGGTGACATAAGAGTCAAGGCAACCTGTGCTACATCAGGCATTGTGTCCCTGCTAAATATACGTCCTTGTACTGAAATGCCATTCTCATGGTGATACAGTGAAACCATTGTACTGGCTGGCTATTGTGTAAGTATGGTATTTCTGGTGACATATGTGGATGTTTTTAATTACAGGGTGGGGCAGGGTATAGGTGGATGGTCAGTAACACTCCGCATGACTACCAGCTAAATAGCTGGGACCTCATTGACTATTAGTAATGGATCTAGGGATTCCTTTAGTATTTCATCTCATTAAATTTAGCGGTAAAACCTCAGTgacctgtgaaaaaaaatagtccACCACTGTGTATTCTGTGATGCAGTTTTTATATAAGAAGCTatataatcataaaaaaaaaatctaatagcCATGtcattttattctgtattttgtctAGAACTTTATAATGTACCGACTACGCATAACAGACTTCTGGATTGGGCTGCgcaggaaaggaggcaaatTCTTCTGGGAGAATGGAGAGTCATTTGATACAAAGTTGtgagttttctttcaaatttacTATGTGGGAGGAGAGTCAGTAGCTTTTTTGTCCAAGTAAAAAAGTTATTCTGTGTTACTATTCTACTGTCGATAAACCGGCATATCTTACCAAATGAGGGCTGTCCTATGGCTGTAAAAATGCTAATAGTATGCTATAAAACTAAGTTATGTCCCCATAGAAGTGGAGAAGGGGCATCATTGCctgctttttcttgtgtttgcGTAGCAGCTGTTTGGTTGTGCCTAGAGTAACTTGTTTTCGTGCAGTGGAGTGGATAACATTTGCCTTATTAGGAAGAATTACCAACATTAGATATTGTAAATTGTTTGAATTCCCTTGCCCTGTTGGTCTTGCAGGATTGATTCAACACTCAGCCAGCACAGACAGGGCTTCTTAAGACCAACTGAGGTGCTCGGGACCACGTTGCAAGGTCACTGGGCTGGGGGGTTGTGTCTCAGAAGGCATTGCTTTTGCCCACTTTGTATCCCGGAGATTGGCTCTCTTTGCAGAGACTCAGCAAAATCGGTGGGAAGTGGTGGCCGGGCCCCAGTCTGGCCTGGAGTACTGCTGCCATGGGTCCCGCAGGGATCCTCACTCTCTCCTGCTCAGGAGAATCGTGCCTTTTGTACTTACAACACATTGCAGACTGTGAAGTACAAGTACCTGTGGTGCATCTCTGTGGGGATCAAAGCAGCTTACTTTAATAGAAGCTGAATCAGAGCATCACGATGTCTTCCATGTGCACCTGAATTCTCATCCTTCCAATGAGAAGTGAGGCTCATTTTTAATAGTTCTGTGCTTCATTCTCCACCGTCTTAAAGACACCGTTTTacaaagaataagaaataaGTCTTCTAATTTTTAGACCAGAGTTCTgctctaatttttatttttctcttggctttttaGATTTCATGTCAATACAACAAATGACGGAAACTGTGTCTGTATAGATTCACCCTTCATCTCTACGAGAAGGTGCTCCTCGCTCAGGGACTCGCTTTGCACCATTGATCTGTTTAATGCCTAGACAAACTCTTAACAGGGAACAGCTGGCTGTGCAAATACAGAGCCTTTCTCTACAAGAAGTCGGAATTCAGAATATTGAAAGTTCATCATTTCAGAAAACGGACGTCTGGTTGCTGTAGGAGGTCCATGAGGGCAAGAGGTGCTGTGGCAAGGATCATACCTAAACTTCTCCAGGAGAAGCATACAGGGAGTAATAGTGACTCCATGTGAAAGAGGCAATTAGTTAAGAAGTGGCAGTACCGAGAGGAAACAAAGATACAATGGCTGTGGCAAAGAACAAAAGTTGCATCTTGGTAATACAGTTTCATTGTTGAAACTACTGAAGAACACAGCAATGTATACTTTCATTGAGAACTCTCCACTTAATAAATGATAATAATCATTATATCTAATTATCACTTAAATAATGCAAAgccttattttttaaagcagctaaAAGCATTGTTGGATGGACATGAAGGTCTTACTGAAAACACAGTTCATAGTGAACGCAGTGATGTTTTATCTGGTCCTCTGGAGCTCTGTAAATCTTTTTCTGAGAACTTCCAGTTTGTCTTTGTGGTAACTGTGTGAAATTTCATAAGGTGTTTTGActtccctccccttcttttCCCATGGGTGCgggagggggcctggaaatcaggaccgtaggtggcaatcagttagctgaggggaatgtgctcgagcttgtaggtcatgaaccctgggaggacaaggagtgtgaaCAGATAACAATTAACAGGATGAGTGGGAACAGGTAACAATTAACAGGATGAGTCCTGCCGAGGGAGGATAGGGGAGTGAGAGTGAGGAAGGGATGGGCCAAGGAGAGGTAACactttgctgttaattgatgactgtaaacacttacttaaagtgtcctttgtttgtagttaaccaccaatcaggggTTGCCTAGTATGTAATGGAATCACTCTGTTTAAagcgcgcagcttctgaaaacatataaaCTCGTGGTTGTGTACGATAAatcgacatttgcttgcatcaagcagcGTCCCAGCTCTCCATCGCAGCTCATGGGGTTTTCAAATGTGATTGGTCTCATAGAATCATTGAGGTTGGAAAGaactttgagatcatcaggtccagcCATTAACCAAGGACTGTATGTGATATCCAAGGATATAAGCGTGAGCTTTGTAAGCCAGGAAGGCAGATAATAACTACATCTTCTAGCAAATGGCACTGGTCTTACAAGTCATATAGAGTGGAGCAGATTACACGTACTTATTCTCTATCACTCTGGCCTGATCTGGAAACATGACTGCCACTACCCAAAACTTCCCTGAATATGTGACTGTCATTTTGGGAGAGCTGAGGAAGTCAACTGCATTTAGAAGGGGAGAGACATGATACGTCGCATGGAAGGTGTTCTAGGGCACCTTAAAGTGAGGTGCTGTGGTGTTTATCTGTTTGCTTGCgcgggggggaaaaaaaggcttttattgACTCCAGCACCGCTGTTTTATCGAGTGACTTGTGTGGGCAAGGATAGTTTTAACAGTCCATGGGAGGACCCTGGATTAATCTGTTTAAATTCTTGGTATGGTGTCCTGAAAATGGGTAGTGAGGGCATGAGAGGCTCACCTGGAAGATAGGTGGTTGGCTCCTGCCTGGTCACTCTCAGATTCAGCAGATACCTGCTTCCCAAAGTACGTGAATTAGAAAGGGTGGTTACTGGGTTTAAAAGTGTGAACAAGAATAAAGGCATTTTAAGCTAGGAAAACATTCTAGTCAGAAACAGGACACCATGTTAAGCTCACAGGGAAGATGAAGAGTCTGGCATACTGATCTtcaaagaaatgggaagaagaaagcGTATTACTATAAATGCACTTGGTATTTATCCAGAAGACGTACTCCTTTGGAGGGAAAGAAATAGGCGAGAGGAGAAACTGGAACAGAGTAATCAATATATCTTTGCTTCCCATGGTCATTCTCCAAGAAAGCAAGTAAGGAATTGTGGACAGGATTCAAACTCCAGGGCAGGGGCCTACTTCCCACCACAGCTCGAAAGTTCAGTTGAAAGAGTCACATGAAGTGCCAGCCATGGTGAGAAGTCCATTTTGTGGTCTCTGTAAATTGCCTTGTAAATATGCCAGTAAATACTTCGGATAGTTACTCGGTATGATGCTTTGGgtctctgctttttgttgagcttcttcctcagcttttgGTTTGTGGTGGTCCAAGACTGCTTTGTTTAGCTTATTATACCTGCTTCCTTACGGATGTTTAATTACTGTCTGTAGGTGGgcacagaacattttttaacaGTGAAATTCACAAACCCCGTGTAGGACCATGACAGAGTCTGTGAATTCATTATAAGCCTGACTGACTCTGAAGCGTCACCCTTCAGGTGACCCCTTCTCCCATGGTCCAGCCCAGGGGCTCAAGACCCAATTTCATCTCAACTGATACATTGCTTTCCCAGCTTGACCTTAGACTTGCCCTTGATGATCGGACACTTGGCTGAGCAAAGTTACTGACTGCACCTTCCCTGCTCCCATTAAAAAGTCTCACATGGCAGCTAAATTACAGCTAATTTCTAATAGCTAGTTGAAATAgctttaagaaaattaaaacccaTATAAACTTCCCttcattttaagctttttttgtcAAGGAAAACTTGCACAGTATGCATCGGTGTTGTGAGCTTCCCACACAAAGTTAGTTGAGGAGCAGAGTCACTTCTCAGTGATTTTGTAATTGCAATTCCAACAGGTGGATTGCTGAACAGAGTCTCCTTTTAAGCTTTCAGTCAGAGTAGCAGCCCATAAAAACAGAAGTTGAAAATAATACTTGGGTAAATATAATTGCTATGTATATTTCCTGGTAAAATTTAAATGGGGTCAATGGGTACATTATTTCTTGGTCTTCTAGGTTATAAAGTTTTTGTGTAGTAACCTCTTTGGCAGGCAGATCAGTTTTCCCTGCAGGATCTGCACAGAATCCAACATATTGTCTGTGATCACTTAATACAATCATAATTAGATTTGTTATAACAATTAAATTACATGTCTTTTCAGAAGTAGTTTCCTCATTCACCAAATAACATTTTCCATCTCCCAAAGTATGAAATTCCCCTGTGATTCCCCTGCGCTTCCTTACCACACTTGGACATGCTGTGAAGGTTGTCAATTCCCAATGGATTCATGCTATCCCTAATTCTGTAACCGATGGAAAAGTGATGATTTTCATTCAAAAGAACTGACTGGTACAGACAAACAAACCCAACTGGTAAGAAATAATCAGCAGCTGGAAGTTTTGCACAATGCTGAACTCCAGGAGAAGAGCAGGAGTCTGTGGGAACTTTTGCTCGTGTTTTTCTAAATATCACAGGAAATATATCTGTCTAGGCCAGCATtagcaaaggaaggaaattacAGGGAGTGAACGGTAGGAGCACTTGTCTTTCTCAGCAGTTTCACTTTTGCTTGCTGGTATTTATGGAATACCTATCATTCTTAAGTGCTTTCTTCTAAGCTATTGAAGCCATTCAGGCTTTGATTGAAATAAATGGACAGCAATCCCTGAAACAATAGGGGGGTTTATTCATTTTAGAATTacaaattttatcttttttaattccttaataTGCAAATAATACTTGTCCAAAACtatacagtaaaaaataagTTATCCAAGCTTGCAAATGATACTTTAagtgagcagagcaggggaCAGATCAGAATTCAACAGTATTCCTTTTTAAGCCCATATCCAAACTAAGACAGCATGTAATAAGAACAAGAGTAAGAATAAGAATAAACTGCTATGATGTTTCCTGCAAGAATAACACAGCAGTATTAGAGCTTTCAGTTTGTCTATTCAAAATTTCATCAACATATTTTCCTAGgaattttatctgaaatacCACTGCTTCTAGTGGGATTTCACAACAGTTCTgagtttttttaatgcatcatAAAACCTTTAAAATCAAGGCTTTTATAAACACTGTGCATAAAATACTGTGTCACATTttggcagaaggcagctgatTATTAATTCAACCCAGTGTCACGTCCTTGTTATTAGTGCTGTTCATGATATGCACTGTGCAATACATGCAAAGTACTCTACTCACTTAGGAAGATTTTTAGACGTTTGAAAAGGTTGTCACAGGATATCTTGCCTGAAGCTTTCTCCCGATAACTACAGAAGGAAACAGTACCGTGTCTCTAGTCTCCCAAGCAGAGTGGGCATCCACTCAAAACACACTCTCCACACCTGGGCTGTTGTTATCCTTACTAAAAATCAACAGGAGCTGATGAGGCAGTAAAGAGTGAAAGGTCCATGCATGAACACTTCTCTTGCCTCTGATTATTGAAAtcaaaactgaactgaaaacaaTAACTTTTACCTGAATGTGTTGCAGTACAGCATCATACTTGGTCTTAGTCTTTTCACTGAGTATGTGTGTGAGGCAAAAATCAAGTTGCAGACAGCCTAAAAAACTTTCCAGTACTTTTCAATGCATTCTTAAGAGATATATTGGTCAGAATCAGTAACAGAAGtattttcctgttctccttctAGGAAAACATGTAATTCTTAAGGGAAATTATGGCTAATTATCAGATGGCAGGGCCTGCAACTTCCTGAAAATATAGGATTTATTTCCCAGGCATACTAAGTTTGCATCTGCCACCTCACACAGactgcttaaaagaaaaaaagggggggaaaaattactattttaaatctttctcaGTGGCTGTTGTTTTGCTTGTTCAGCTCTAGTCAGCTCTCCAGTTTATGCTCAAAAGTTGAAAACTTAAAGTCATACTGTGGCTTATATCCGTGGAGATGTATATACATAAGCTATGTACTTGTTTTGGATGTAAATGATAGGAATTTATTCTCCATGGCAAAGATTCAAaaccataggaaaaaaaaaatctaaaaaactATGTAAAGGTTAAGAAAGTTTTTCCATAGATTATCCAGTTCCTactctgccccacagcaggaACATCCTGCTGTTAcctgttttggggggggggggggggggggcggggatgggggaaagctgtttcttttag
Encoded proteins:
- the LOC130150038 gene encoding C-type lectin domain family 2 member L-like isoform X1; the encoded protein is MLVTDSFIPRREAPLGPTGAAMRCGGCGASDPLLPRLPPGDGCPAACSSAGLAAAIRKEQPLGTAAAPRRQDWPDTCVPLSFWRTVAGTVIVVSVILLCMRVTLKGPQLETCPDDWLYYQKKCYYHSEAVASWNSSQESCSRYGAFLAVIDSHQELNFIMYRLRITDFWIGLRRKGGKFFWENGESFDTKLFHVNTTNDGNCVCIDSPFISTRRCSSLRDSLCTIDLFNA
- the LOC130150038 gene encoding C-type lectin domain family 2 member L-like isoform X2, which codes for MLVTDSFIPRREAPLGPTGAAMRCGGCGASDPLLPRLPPGDGCPAACSSAGLAAAIRKEQPLGTAAAPRRQDWPDTCVPLSFWRTVAGTVIVVSVILLCMRVTLKGPQLETCPDDWLYYQKKCYYHSEAVASWNSSQESCSRYGAFLAVIDSHQELNFIMYRLRITDFWIGLRRKGGKFFWENGESFDTKLIDSTLSQHRQGFLRPTEVLGTTLQDFMSIQQMTETVSV